The Coffea arabica cultivar ET-39 chromosome 4e, Coffea Arabica ET-39 HiFi, whole genome shotgun sequence genome includes a window with the following:
- the LOC113738916 gene encoding uncharacterized protein, whose protein sequence is MSDRQKGLNIAYEERVPVASGRHCCRHIYSNFKAQFPGILLSNLFWRATKSFDVAGHNEAMASIKELNIEARKYLDKIPKITWCRYTFNTGLKCDHVTNNCTESFNAWIGELRGKPILTLVDGLRKKFMKKMHKRYQKGCMLTTAITPKMLGKLQKIGQVSRQYELTMASTDVFEVGDMNKSYIVNLSAKTCDCGAFQISGLPCKHAALGIIYKREKLESYCEHWFSRDKYLKTYSSMIHPIPDEKM, encoded by the exons ATGAGTGACAGGCAAAAG GGCTTGAATATAGCTTATGAAGAGAGAGTGCCTGTTGCTAGTGGAAGACATTGCTGTAGGCATATCTACAGTAATTTTAAAGCTCAATTTCCTGGTATTCTGCTTAGTAACTTGTTTTGGAGAGCAACAAAAAGCTTTGATGTTGCAGGACATAATGAAGCCATGGCTAGCATAAAGGAGTTAAACATAGAAGCAAGGAAATACTTGGACAAAATTCCTAAAATAACATGGTGCAGATATACCTTCAATACTGGACTAAAATGTGATCATGTCACAAATAACTGCACTGAGTCCTTCAATGCATGGATAGGTGAGCTAAGAGGGAAGCCCATCTTGACACTTGTTGATGGGCTGAGGAAGAAGttcatgaagaaaatgcataagcGATATCAGAAAGGGTGCATGCTCACCACTGCCATCACACCAAAGATGCTTGGTAAACTACAAAAAATAGGACAAGTATCAAGACAATATGAACTCACTATGGCTTCTACTGATGTATTTGAAGTGGGGGATATGAACAAGTCCTACATAGTCAATTTATCAGCTAAAACTTGTGATTGTGGAGCATTTCAAATTTCAGGCCTTCCTTGTAAACATGCTGCACTAGGGATTATCTACAAGAGAGAAAAGCTGGAATCCTACTGTGAGCATTGGTTCTCAAGAGATAAGTACTTAAAGACATATTCAAGTATGATTCATCCAATTCCTGATGAGAAAATGTGA